The Phormidium sp. PBR-2020 DNA segment AGTGGCTTCAAAGGCGCTAAAAAAGGAACCCCCTATGCCGCTCAAACGGCGGCTGAAAGTGCGGCCCGTCGTGCCGGTGACCAAGGAATGCGCCAAATTGAAGTCATGGTGAATGGCCCCGGTGCCGGTCGTGAAACCGCTATCCGTGCCTTACAAGGGGCGGGCTTGGAAATCACCCTCATCCGTGACATTACCCCCATTCCTCACAACGGCTGTCGTCCCCCCAAACGTCGGCGGGTCTAACACAGCCGGCGATCGAGGGCCGTTGCCGGCGATCGCCAATCACGTAGCATACTTGTTGGTAAATGTCAAGCCTTGCCCAAGATGCACTAAGCCTAACAGCTTTACATGGGGAATCAGTATTCGGGAGGTCACGCCGTGGCGCAGTTTCAAATCGAATGTGTTGAAAGTAACACTGAAAAAGACCAAGGACAATATGGCAAGTTCACGGTCGAACCCCTAGAACGGGGACAAGGAACCACCGTTGGCAATGCCCTGCGGCGAGTCCTGTTGTCAAACATTGAAGGAACCGCCGTAACGGCTGTCCGCATTGCCGGTGTGAACCATGAGTTTGCCACCATTCCAGGAGTTCGTGAGGATGTTCTGGAAATCTTGCTGAACATGAAAGAGGTGGTACTCAAAAACCACGGCGGTCAACCGCACATTGGCCGTTTGATGGTTCAGGGACCAGCCATGGTCAGTGCCGAAAATTTTGATCTCCCATCTGAGGTTGAACCCACCTCAGCCAACCAGTACATTGCCACCCTGGCAGAAGGGGCAACCCTGGAGATGGAGTTCAAAATCGAGACCGGAATCGGCTATCGTTCCGTTGATCGCAGTCGTGATGAAGGCGGTTCTCTGGATTTTCTGCAAATCGATGCCGTGTTTATGCCGGTCCGCAAAGTCAACTACACCGTAGAAGACGCGCGCATTGGCGGCTCCCTGGATAAGGATCGGCTGATCTTGGAAATTTGGACCAATGGGAGTATTTCACCCCAGGAAGCCCTCAGCCAAGCCGCCAAAATCTTGGTAGAGTTGTTTACACCTCTGCAAGACATTACCCTCGAATCGCTTAAAGACGATTACACCCCTGACGAAGACCCCACCAGCCAAATTCCCATTGAGGAATTGCAACTGTCGGTTCGGGCCTATAACTGCCTGAAACGCGCTCAGATCAACTCCGTTGCCGATTTACTGGATTACTCCCAAGAAGACCTCTTAGAGATTAAGAACTTCGGTCAAAAATCGGCAGAAGAGGTGATCGACGCCCTTCAAGAACGTTTGGGGATTACCCTTCCTCAAGAGAAGGCCAAAGCCTAAGTCAAGCCACGACCTGTCATGACTCGATCGCCGTGGCTCAGGCTGGGTTCACTATTTCGCTCATTGTTTAGCTCAAAGTATTATGCGTCACTCTTGTCGTGTCCCTCAACTCGGCAAACCAGCCGACCAGCGTAAAGCACTGTTGCGAGCGCTGACTACCGAATTGATCCGCCATGGGCGGATTACCACCACCAAAACCCGGGCTAAAGCCGTCCGGTCTGAAGCCGAGCATATGATTACCTTGGCTAAAGAAGGAACCCTAGCGGCCCGCCGTCGGGCCCTAGGATATATGTACGATCCCCAACTGGTTCATGCCCTCTTTGCTGGGGTCAATGAACGCTATGGGAATCGCAACGGCGGCTATACGCGGATTTTGCGCACCGTGAATCGTCGCGGTGATAACGCGAAAATGGCGATTATCGAACTGGTCTAAGTTCATGGGCGATCGCGTTCCGGTGCCAACCCAGCGGGTAGCCTTGGTGGTTCAATACCTCGGTCATCCCTTCTACGGTTGGCAACGACAACCCCATCATCGGACGGTTCAGGAAGAAGTGGAAACGGCGATCGCCAAAGTCTTAGGCTATCCGGTCACCATCCACGCCGCCGGCCGCACGGATACTGGGGTTCACGCCGCCGCCCAAGTCGTCCATGTGGATCTCAAGAGTCCCATTCCTGCCCATAAATGGGCTGTGGTGCTGAATAATAGCCTCCCTGAGGGGATTCTTATCCGCGCCTCCGCCCCCGTCAGTTTCGACTGGCACGCCCGTTTTACGGCAACCTGGCGGCGTTATCGCTATCTGTTATACACCGCAGAGCGTCCCAACCTGTTTATCGAGCCGTTTGTCTGGCATTACTATCACGAACCGATCGATGAACAGCGGATTCAAGCCGCTTTAACCCCCCTCCTGGGTCGTCACCATCTCTCTGCCTTTCGTCGCGCCGGGTCCTCTCGTCCCCACTCTTGGGTGGATGTACAAGAGGTCTTGTGCCAACGACATGGACCGATGGTCTGCCTAGAAGTCCAAGCCAGTGGCTTCCTCTATGGCATGATGCGTTTACTGGTGGGAATGTTGGTACAAGTGGCGACCGGACGGCGATCTCTCGACGAGTTCCAGAATATCTGGAAACATGAACGGCGCGAAGCTGTCAAATATGCCGCCCCGGCCAAGGGACTATGCCTCTTAGATGTCGGCTATCCCGACAGTCCTTTTCCCCCTGAGGCGCGATCGCAGGCCATGCCTCACTTTCTCTTCGACCCCTTATCCATCACGCCAGATCATTCACTATGACTGCAAAAACCCATATCCCTCCCGTTGATTCACTCGATCGCCAATGGTACGTCATTGACGCCACGAACCAACGCCTCGGCCGACTCGCCAGTGAAGTCGCTCAAATCCTTCGGGGTAAAAACAAAGCCAATTACACCCCCCATATGGATGTCGGCGATTTCGTCATTATCATCAATGCCGAGAAAGTGGCCGTCACTGGCAAAAAAAGCACCCAGAAACTCTATCGCCGTCACTCCGGTCGCCCCGGTGGGATGAAGGTCGAAACCTTCGCTAAACTACAGGCTCGCCTTCCCGAGCGAATTATCGAAAAAGCCGTCAAGGGAATGTTGCCAAAGCAAGCCCTAGGTCGGCAACTGTTCACGAAACTGAAGGTTTATCGGGGACCTCATCATCCCCACGAGGCCCAAAAACCTCAAACCCTCGTCATTGACACCAATACTGGAGATAACTAATGGAAACTGACCAAAACCGCGTTGTGTATTGGGGAACCGGACGACGCAAAGAAGCCGTTGCTCGTGTTCGTCTCGTCCCTGGAGATGGCCAACTCGTCGTTAACAAGAAACCCGGCGATCTGTATTTGCAGTTCAACCCCACCTATATTTCCAGTGCTAAGGCTCCCTTGGAAACCTTGGGTTTGGAAAATGAATACGATATCCTGGTGACGGTTCAGGGCGGTGGCTTAACCGGACAAGCCGATGCCATTCGTCTCGGGGTGGCTCGGGCCTTGTGCAAACTCGACCCCGATAACCGTCAACCTCTGAAGATTGAGGGCTATCTCACCCGTGACCCGCGCGCCAAAGAGCGGAAGAAATACGGTTTACGCAAGGCTCGTAAAGCGCCTCAGTACTCCAAACGTTAGGATGTTTGTTTCATGGGTCTCTCCTTTGTCAACGCCGCTTTGGTGATCGACGGAGGAGAATCCGCGTTAAAATGATGGCGCGGACACCCCCGAATAAAATCTCAGTAAAACCGGCGACAGCTCGGTTTTGAGTCACGCACAGCATTAAAGAGACATTAGAACAATGCCGAAAGAAGGAATTCACCCCGAATGGTATCCCGAAGCCAAGGTTTACTGTAATGGCGAGATGGTCATGACCGTTGGCGCAACTCAGCCAGAAATCCATGTGGATGTTTGGTCAGGAAATCATCCCTTTTACACCGGAAACCAGAAGATTATTGATACGGAAGGACGGGTTGAGCGGTTCCTACGCAAGTATGGTATGACCGACACTCGCTCTGAGGAAGAGTCTCAGTCCTAGCTAGCCCTCCAGTTTAGGGCGCGATTGCGGTTCCCGCAGGCTTCGCGATCGCCGCCCTCTTTTTTTAGTCAATGACGCACCCCCAACTCCATCATCTGTTGAGCGTCACATTCTCAAAAAGCACAAAAGGGCATTATGGCTGAACAGTATTTATTAGACAAACTCAAATCCGTTGAACAAACGTTTCAGGAACTAACCAAACGGATGGCCGATCCCGATGTGGCCAGGGACCCCGATGAGTTTCAGAAAATCGCCAAAGCCCGCGCCTCCCTAGAAGAGACGGTGCTAACCTACGAGAACTGGCAGCAGTTGACGCAGGAACTCAAGGGAGCCGAACAGGTGGTGAAGGATTCCGGGGGCGATCCCGAAATGCGGGAGATGGCGGTCCTGGAAGTTGAGGACTTGCAGGGAGAAATTCAACGCCTCGAAGATCGTCTGAAGGTGTTGTTACTGCCCCGAGATCCCAATGATGATAAGAACATTATGTTGGAGATTCGGGCCGGAACCGGTGGCGATGAAGCCGGGATTTGGGCCGGGGATTTGGTGCGGATTTATTCCCGGTATGCAGAGGGCCAACGTTGGCAGGTCAAACTCCTGAGTGAGTCTCCGGCGGATATGGGAGGCTTTAAGGAGGCGATTTTAGAGATTAAAGGGGACTCAGTTTACAGTAAGCTCAAGTTTGAGGCTGGGGTTCACCGGGTGCAGCGCGTTCCGGCGACGGAAGCCGGGGGACGGGTGCATACCTCCACCGCAACGGTGGCGGTGATGCCAGAAGTGGATGATGTGGAAATTAAGATTGATCCTAAGGACATTGAAATGTCGACGGCCCGTTCCGGAGGTGCTGGGGGACAGAATGTGAACAAGGTGGAAACGGCGGTGGATTTGTTCCACAAGCCGACGGGGATTCGCATTTTCTGTACGGAGGAGCGATCGCAGTTACAGAACCGAGAACGCGCCTTACAGATTTTGCGGGCGAAGTTGTATGAGATGAAGTTGCGGGAACAGAAGGAGGCGGTGACCTCGATGCGTCGTTCTCAGGTGGGAACGGGGGCGCGATCGGAGAAGATTCGCACCTATAACTATAAGGATACTCGGGTCACGGATCACCGCTTGGGTCAAAACTTCAATCTTGATTCCGTCTTAGAGGGAGAGATTGAACCAGTGGTTCAGGCTTGTATTACTCAGGATCAACAGGAGAGTTTGGAACGCTTGGCGGAAGCGAGTAATACGCCGACGTCGGTTTAAGTGTCAAAACTCGCTTATAGTAGATGAAATATAGCATCTTAATCCAATGGTCTGAGGAAGACAATTGTTATCTTGCAAGTTTGCCAGAATGGGGTGAGTTTGCCAGGACTCATGGAGATACCTATGAAGCAGCTCTTAAGAATGCAAAAGATGTTTTGGAGGATTTAGTTTTTGCCTATAATGAGATTGATAAACCTTTGCCAACTCCTCAAATTGCCATCAGTGGGTTGACCAATTCTTAAGTTCGTTGATAGTGTCGGAGTTCTTGTTGAGCTTCTTGGGTCATTTTGCGGCGGATGGAGAGGGGTAAAATCACTTCTCCATTGGGTCGCCAATCCCGCAGTCGCATCAAAACATTGATGTCTCCTTCACGAATCCAACCGCGATAATAGGCATCATCGGGGGAGCGATCGCGCAGCAGTTGTAGGATTTCTTGCTGCTGTTTGGAATCGGCGATCGCCTCGCTGATGAAGGGGATTAGATCCGAATAGGCGATCGCCTCGAAGGTGGGATGGCGCAGAGTGTTGTCCACGTAGCGTTGAGCGAAAGAACGGGGAAATCGCATCAACAGCAGGGAACGGGGAAGATAAAAGTTGAACCCCCAGGCGCGATCGAGTTCTCGACGCACCACATCGGCCTGGGGGAGTTCGCCGTTGCGTCGTAGTTGTTTGAGGAAGGAGGGGATTTGCGGATCGCCCCAAGGGAGGATAGTGAGGCGATCGCTTTCGATGCGATCGAGTCGGTAATTGTGCCAATTGATGATGCCATGAGGGTCACAGCCATAGGCACTGAGATATTTAGCCCGCCGGACATAGTGCAGACAGACGGGATAGGTGACAATGGAAACGGTTTTACTTTGGCTAAGACTATAGTTAAACTGAATCACTCCCGAGGAAGGAAGTTGCCAGAGTTGTTCGAGTTGTTCTTGATAGGTATCGACGCGATCTTGGCTGTCAGGAGGGAGAATATAGTCGAGATGGATGAAAATACGGGGGTCATCTGAACTCGGTTTGGAGCCATTGGAGGCGAGATGTTGCCAAAGGGTTTGAATGACCAGTTCTAGGTTCGGTTGCACAAAGGCAACGGATTCGAGGATGGGCAACAGTTGCCGGATTTGTTGCGATGTTAAGAGGTTGGACTCGACGGAAGTGTTGGCTGAGAGTTGCGGCAATTTAGCCGGGGATAGGCATTTAAATTTTCCCCAGCCTAAGGCCTTGAGCCATCCTAACTCGGCCAGTTGTTTGAGGTCGTCCCGTAGGGAGCGGTGAACGGTGGCGAAGGGACAACTCTTGAGGATATGGTCGAGATCGCCCTGGCTGAGTCCGGTGTGAAATTGGATCTCGTCCCGCCAGCGGGGTTCTGAGAGACCCCATTGAGGAGCAAATAGGAGCTGATGAGATTGTTTGTGACAGAGACAATGGCGATCGCCACAGTGTTGACTGACGGCATCGGCGGCGGTGTGGTCGTCTTTGGGGTGACGGGGGCTGAAGAGGCGATCTCGAACATCGGGATAGCGAAAGGGGTTGGGTAAGTCCATCGACCAGTTCGGGGCAGTTCCGTAGAGGCGATCGACCCACAGCCAGAGTCGGATCGACCGTTGCAGGCGATTGGCCAGTTGTCCGGCAGCAAAGCCTTGTAATACCTCTGGAGTGGGCGCTTGGACGACCGGTTGTACCATAGTTTAGAAGACCCCAATTCAACCTGGGTGTTAGAGTAGCATAGATAAACACCTAGGGAGGATGAGTCCCGTGACAACCGCCGCCAGTGGTATTCAATTCAGCCTCCGTCGAGGTCAATCCCCCGATGGGGTGGAGTATCAGATTTTAGGGATTAAGCTGACGGAACAGATTGTCAGTCCCGAGGATTTGGGGACTGTTGAACTTCCCCAGGGGATTGATACTCGGATTGGCGTGATTCTCGATGGACGGGGGCCGATTTGGCTTTATGGCTACCTCATTCATGAACTGCATCCGACGGCTTGGGTGGCCTGCAATGATCCCCGGCTGGGTGCGGTGGTGGTGGCGACTCATCGCAAGGGAGTGGCGGTGGGCCAGGTGATTGAGTTAGGCCAGGGGGGCGATCGGCTTCATCCGGCGTTAATGGTGGTGGGTCCCCCGGATAGTGGTAAAAGTGTATTTTCCCATCGTTTATTTCAAGCGTTACTAACAGTAAATCCCAATGTTTATCTACAACGGGCTAATTGGGACGGGGAGGGAAATTATACCTTGGAACTTCCGCCGGGAGACGATCCGGAACGGTTTAAGGCGGCGAATAAGGGTCGGTTAACGGAGGACTTTTTTCCTTACCATTCTGGAGCGATTTTGGCATTACGTCGGCAAAAAGACTTAACAATTGTGGATGTGGGGGGGATGGTACAGCCGGAGAAACAGCCAATTTTAGAGGCTTGTACCCATTATCTGATTATTAGTTCTAAGCCGGAGGAGGTGGAGCGTTGGCATGAATTTTGCCGCGATCGGGGTAATTTGACTCCAGTGGCAGTGATTCATAGTATATTGGAGAGGGCTGAGACAGTCCATCAGGAGCAACCTTTCCTAGAACTGACCAGTGGCCCCTGGATTCGCGGGGACGCTTGTTCTGTTCCTGACCTGGTGTTAGCGGAAATTCAGAAACTGCTCCCGAAATAAGGTATTTATATGGCTGGTATTGAAGGATTTAAAATAAAAAACTACAGAACTTTAAAGGAGGTGACTCTGGGAAAACTGTGGAATAGCCAAAACAGAACACCTTTGACACCTATGACAGCCGTAATCGGAAAAAATGGTGTTGGGAAGAGTACGATATTTGATGCTTTTGGCTTTCTTTCAGATTGTCTCAAAGGAGGAGTTGAAGAGGCTTGTGATGCCCGTGGTCGAGGTGGTTTTGAGAGAATTCGCTCTCAAGGACAAGATGGTAGTATAGAATTCGAGATTTACTATAAAGAGGATGGAAATGCTAGGCCAATTACTTATGAACTTGCTATCGATCTAGATTTAGATGGCAGACCGTTTGTTAAGCAAGAACGGCTAAGACAAAGACGGAAAGGTCAAAAGCGAGGCTGGCCGTTTTCTTTTTTGCTATTGAATGAGGGTAAAGGAGTTGCCTGGAAAGGGGAAGAAGAAGGTAAAGAAATTGAAGAAGATCAGGGGCAATTTGATTTATTTGATTTAATGGAAAAGTTACAGAAAGGTGGAACAGAAGAAGAAAGCAAAGAAACTGAAATTGTCGAGTTAAGTGATAAAAGAAAACTGGGAATTGCAACCTTAGGCTCCTTAAAACAGCATCCTAGAATTTCGTTATTTCAAAAATTCATTGAAGGCTGGTATCTCAGTTACTTTACGCCAGATGCGGCGCGAAGTTTACCCCTTGCGGGACCTCAGAAACACTTGAACATACATGGGGATAATCTCGGTAATGTCGTTCAATTCATGGAGAGAGAACACCCTAAAAAATTTAAGTCTGTCCTGAATAACATTGCCGGAAAAATACCAGGAATCAATGAAATAAGCACAGAGAAAAGTCCTGATGGTAGATTACTACTGAAATTTAATGATAGAGGGTTTCAAGATCCATTTTATTCTCAACAAATGTCAGATGGAACCCTTAAGGTTTTTGCTTATTTATTACTTTTGGAAGACCCATCTCCTCCACCGTTTATCTGTATTGAAGAACCAGAAAATGGCTTATATCATAAGCTGCTAGAAACATTAGCACAAGAATTCAGAGACCATGCAACAGGGCGTAAAGGGGGGTCTCAAATTTTCATTACAACTCATCAACCCTACTTTGTAGATGCTCTTCAGCCCGAAGAAGTTTGGGTACTTGAGAAAGGTAAAGATGGTTTCTCAACGATAAAACGTGCAAGTGAAGACCCTCTGATTCAAAATTTGGTTTCCGAGGGCTTACCACTTGGGAGTCTTTGGTATAGCGACTATTTAGATCAACGGTAGACTTATGCATTTTGAAATTCTTGTTGAAGATATGTCTGGACAAACGGCTCTTGAACTCATAATTCCCAAAATAATTAACATTGGCGATGAAAATACATTTAACATCAAGTCTTATAAGGGGATAGGGCGTATTCCCAAAGGATTAAAATCTTCATCAGATCAGAATAAGCGTATATTACTTGAACAACTCCCGAGACTGATTAAAGGATTTGGCAAGACCTTTTCTCATTATCCCGCTGATTATCATGCCGTGCTGGTTGTTATCTGTGACCTTGATAAGCGTTGCTTACGTGAATTTCGTCGAGAACTATTTGATTGTTTAGATAAATGCAATACAAAACCAGACACCTATTTTTGTATTGCTATTGAAGAAGGAGAAGCTTGGTTTTTGGGAGATATAAATGCAATTAAAAATGCTTATCCAAAAGCAAAAGATGCTGTTCTCAATAATTATATTAGTGATGACATTTGCGGGACATGGGAAAAGTTGGCTGACGCTTTATTTCCCGGTGGTTCTAAACAGTTAACTAAACAAGGGTGGCAAGCAATTGGTAAACAAAAAACAGAGTGGGCTAAGACCATTTCTCCTTATATGAATGTAGATACCAATCAGTCTCCTAGTTTCTGCTACTTTCGAGATAAGTTGCGCTACCTGGCCGCTTCGTAACATAAAATGTCATGCAATATAGGGTGAATTTTAAAAAATATGATTTTTCATGGGTGCTGAATTCATTTTAGGACAATTCCCTGAGTGAACTCGCTATCATCATAATGCTCATCCGATCGCACTGGAACCTAACCCCATCTGATACCGCCGTTCTCCCCCGTAACCACCACCTAGAACTGGTGAAACACCTCCATGAAAAACTGGGGTTAGAAATGGCAGGACAACAAACCCCCAGTTTGACCTTTTCCGGATTAGTGGGTTCCGCCACTCGTACCTCCGAATTTATCACCTTCCATCCTGAACAGGTTTATCGTCTCTCCCTCTCAGGCTTAACTGAACCTACCTCCAAAGCTATTTTCAACCTAGAGTTAGGGGACAAACTTGAGTTTTTGGGGTCTCAATTTCAGGTAGGCGATCGCCAACAGGATATCACCAGTTACGACCAACTCTATACAGAACTCATCGCCAACGAACCCAAACCCGACCTACAATTTAACCTAAGCTTTCTCACCCCCACCGGCTTCTCCCAAAAACGTATCTATCTCCCCCTCCCTGTTCCCCGTTTACTCTTTCAAAGTTGGCTCGATCGCTGGAATGAATTTGCCCCCGTCTATCTCGGCAGTTATGACCTGTTAGACTACTTAGAAGAGGCGATCGCCCTCAAATACCATAATATCAAAAGCTGTCGCTTTCCCATCTATCGCTCCTTTGCCACTGGCTTTCTCGGCGACATTACCCTACAAATTCCCCGACGGACTGACCCCCTCATTAGTCAAGTCGCGAACTTACTCGTTCACTACGCTAACTTTTGCGGAACTGGGGTCAAAACTCGCCTAGGAATGGGATTTACCGACTATCAAATCCCCGAACAGTCACGAGACAATTCAACCAATCTATAGAACTAAAAACCATGCAAACCACAATCCTCTCCACCATCGGCACTAGCCTACTCACCAATCAAATCAATCGCAACGACAGTGACGAAAAAACTTGGTATCCCAAACTGCGAGACAGTGCAAACCTCAAAGAAACCGAACTTCCCAATGATAGTGAAGTCCGACTAATTATCTCAATCTTGAAAGAGCGAGCCGTCCAAAAACTTCAAAACAGCAATATCCAAGCCATTCGCCGTGCCAGTGCTGAACTCAACGGAATTTATGGGTTCTATCATGATGACCTATCGGCGGAATCCGTGCAAGGCGATTTTCATTGGTTGATTGCAACAGATACCTATCAGGGAATCACCACCGCACAGATTGTCAAAGACTTTCTTCTGTCTCAAGGACTTTTAGTTGATATTTATGCACCAGGACAACTTTCGACAGCAAGCAGCCAAAGTTTTTCTGATGGCGTTGATGATCTCATCGGCTGGCTAGAAGAAAACATCAAGCCTCTGCAAGAGAATCCCCATGCCAAAATTTGTTTTAATCTCGTCGGAGGCTTCAAAAGCCTTCAGGGATACTTAAACACCATTGGGATGTTTTATGCCGACGAAATCATCTATATTTTTGAAGGAGAAAACTCAGAACTCATCACAATTCCACGGCTCCCAATTACCGTTGACTACGAGGGACTGAGTCGCTATAAACGACAACTGACATTGATGGCGGCGGGAGCAACTATTGTCATGGAAGAGTTACAGGGGATTCCCGAATCCATGATTTACCCAACTGGAGAACCAGAGGTAATGCTTTCCCTTTGGGGGCAGTTAGTCTGGAATCAGTGCAAGAAGCAACTCCTATCCTCCGAATTACTGGACTTCCCCTATCTTGACTATCGCAATTCTTTTAAGGCAGATTATAAAGCCATCACGAGCGCCACTGAACGGCTAAAGCTTCAAGAAGATTTAGCGAAAGTATCCAAACTTTTAATTGAGTCTCAGGGGGACACGATCGTTTTGAATCTTCCTTTCAACTACACCCGTTATAAAGGAACTAGCAAAAATCAAAAAATTGACCATTTTCGTGTAAATCTGAGTCAGCGAGTTAGTTGTGAGCAACAGGATGACAAACTGGTGCTGCGATATTATGGAACTCATAACCATGTCGAAGGAAAAGAGGGAATAAGACACTAATCTGGAATTGAGGTTGAGACAAAAGAATCTTATCGGTTCCTCCTTGATTGTGATTTAGACAGACTTTGGCTCTTCAGTACAGCAAGTTCATGCTAGACGGGTTGTGTTAAAATTGTACTTTAAGCTTTGTTGTACCCTGTCAGCGTATCTTTTAAAACAAAGTAAATAACCATGAAAGCCATTGACAAGAACCAGATTGCAGGTAACTTCCTAGAAATCCTAGAACAAATCAAATTAAAAGGGGAGGACGTTTTGGTGACTGAAGATAATCAACCAATCCTCAAAATCTCCCCTTACCAAAAATCTCCAACAACAGCAGAATTATTTGGTAAAATGAGGGGAAAGGTTCAGTATTTTGAAGATTTAACTCAACCCACACTAGACGAATGGCCAGACAGTTAAGCATTGTCCTAGATACTTGTGCCTTGATTTGGTGGAGTTTAGACCCAGAAAGGCTGTCCCAAGCAGCAAAGCAGGCTTGTGATGTAATGGAACAAGAGAAAAACGGGTATGTCCCCTCAATTTCTATTTGGGAAATTGCTCTTAAGGTCAAGCGCAAGAAACTGGATTTAGGCGTTGACATTCAGGACTATGTTGCTGCACTGAAACAGTCCGATGTTGTGAAAATATTACCCATCAACGAAGACATTTGGCTAAAAACGGTGCAGTTGGAATGGGACCATCGAGACCCAGCAGATCGTGTTGTTGTGGCGATCGCCCAAATGACTGACTCATCAATAATAACAGCAGACACAAAAATTGCACAGTTCTATTCATCTATCATTTGGTAATTTCAACCTAGACCTAATTTCCCCAGTTCCATCACGCTATGGCCATCGCTCACCCTTCCGACAAGCGAGGCATCAGCGAGACTAAATTACAGGGACGATAGCGGCTGTCTAATTACCAACCCCCTAGGCTTTTGGGTAGATCTGAGACCTCAATGCGTTAGGAGGGATTA contains these protein-coding regions:
- a CDS encoding CRISPR-associated protein; the protein is MQTTILSTIGTSLLTNQINRNDSDEKTWYPKLRDSANLKETELPNDSEVRLIISILKERAVQKLQNSNIQAIRRASAELNGIYGFYHDDLSAESVQGDFHWLIATDTYQGITTAQIVKDFLLSQGLLVDIYAPGQLSTASSQSFSDGVDDLIGWLEENIKPLQENPHAKICFNLVGGFKSLQGYLNTIGMFYADEIIYIFEGENSELITIPRLPITVDYEGLSRYKRQLTLMAAGATIVMEELQGIPESMIYPTGEPEVMLSLWGQLVWNQCKKQLLSSELLDFPYLDYRNSFKADYKAITSATERLKLQEDLAKVSKLLIESQGDTIVLNLPFNYTRYKGTSKNQKIDHFRVNLSQRVSCEQQDDKLVLRYYGTHNHVEGKEGIRH
- a CDS encoding prevent-host-death protein, coding for MKAIDKNQIAGNFLEILEQIKLKGEDVLVTEDNQPILKISPYQKSPTTAELFGKMRGKVQYFEDLTQPTLDEWPDS
- a CDS encoding AAA family ATPase; amino-acid sequence: MAGIEGFKIKNYRTLKEVTLGKLWNSQNRTPLTPMTAVIGKNGVGKSTIFDAFGFLSDCLKGGVEEACDARGRGGFERIRSQGQDGSIEFEIYYKEDGNARPITYELAIDLDLDGRPFVKQERLRQRRKGQKRGWPFSFLLLNEGKGVAWKGEEEGKEIEEDQGQFDLFDLMEKLQKGGTEEESKETEIVELSDKRKLGIATLGSLKQHPRISLFQKFIEGWYLSYFTPDAARSLPLAGPQKHLNIHGDNLGNVVQFMEREHPKKFKSVLNNIAGKIPGINEISTEKSPDGRLLLKFNDRGFQDPFYSQQMSDGTLKVFAYLLLLEDPSPPPFICIEEPENGLYHKLLETLAQEFRDHATGRKGGSQIFITTHQPYFVDALQPEEVWVLEKGKDGFSTIKRASEDPLIQNLVSEGLPLGSLWYSDYLDQR
- the cas6 gene encoding CRISPR system precrRNA processing endoribonuclease RAMP protein Cas6; the encoded protein is MLIRSHWNLTPSDTAVLPRNHHLELVKHLHEKLGLEMAGQQTPSLTFSGLVGSATRTSEFITFHPEQVYRLSLSGLTEPTSKAIFNLELGDKLEFLGSQFQVGDRQQDITSYDQLYTELIANEPKPDLQFNLSFLTPTGFSQKRIYLPLPVPRLLFQSWLDRWNEFAPVYLGSYDLLDYLEEAIALKYHNIKSCRFPIYRSFATGFLGDITLQIPRRTDPLISQVANLLVHYANFCGTGVKTRLGMGFTDYQIPEQSRDNSTNL
- a CDS encoding type II toxin-antitoxin system VapC family toxin, encoding MARQLSIVLDTCALIWWSLDPERLSQAAKQACDVMEQEKNGYVPSISIWEIALKVKRKKLDLGVDIQDYVAALKQSDVVKILPINEDIWLKTVQLEWDHRDPADRVVVAIAQMTDSSIITADTKIAQFYSSIIW